In Setaria italica strain Yugu1 chromosome IX, Setaria_italica_v2.0, whole genome shotgun sequence, the genomic stretch CTCGGTGTGGCACACCCACGACACAAAGTCCGACGACCAGAACTTCCTGGAGACGCTGCAGCTCGTGGACCAGGGCGACATGCGCATCCTCGACAAGGGCGGGGAGCTGGCGTGGAAGGCCAGCGACGAGCCCCGCGCCGCGCAGCACTGCGGGATGCCCGGCTCCCCCGGCCTCGCCTCTGCGCTGCCCCCGTTCGCCGAGCCGATCGGGCACGGCAGCAGCGACCTGCCGTTCGGATTCGGACAGGGAGCCGGCGGCGTCGGAGTTGGCGGCGTGGCGCAGCCCGAAGCGCCGCTGGCGGCGCCTTTGCCGCAGCCCGAGCTGCCACTGGCGCCGTTGCCGCAGGAAGCGGATGAGttcggtggcgccgccgccgccgccgccgcgcaggggcaggccggggcgggcgcgggggaggcgTTCGGGTTCGGCAACCAGCCGCTGGTGGACAACAGCCCGTACGACAGTGGTGCGTTGAAGCATGGATTCAGTCTCCTGATCTCGCTTGCTTTTTGTTtcagcgtcgccgtcgccatgggTTTGGCTCTCTGAATTCGAGACATGAGCGCGTAAGTGGTTGTGGTTTACTAAATTCTTCTTGTTTCCGGCAAAAGAAGCCGGGAGATGTATTCGTTGTGTGTTGGGGTGGTGTTTGCTGATGTCAGTGGGGTGGCTGTTGTACACATATGAAATTGCAAATTGTAATAGAGTTCGCTTATGCATTGTTATGAAAATTTTTCACTAAAACGCAAACGTGTTGAGGATTCCATTGAGGTAGAGCAACAATTTGAagtaccatgcatgcatgtggcaTGATAGCTTTAAGACTTTATTTACTAATTTGAAGTGGATAATGGGATTGTGAACGAGTTAACCCTTTTACGCGAAGCGACGACGAAAGCGTAAGCATATTATAGTGTATACGTGATCCGCTCAGTGTGTAGAGTGGTACGAGCTGTTTTACTAAGTTGGATCGTTACATTAAACAAACGTGGACAGCTCAAGCGGTTGAAAGCTTAGACCCCACGTGTTATCGTCTCGTATAGATGAAAATTGAATCTTAAGTGATGAATATTGAGCGtgcttttcttttgttagaaAATCGTCTATTCTAGGAAGGTACCATTTAATATTGCAAAACCTAGAGGAAGCAGACTCTCTCTGTGCCTGCTGGAAGAAATGTAGGAGAAGAGAAACCGGCCGGAGAACATTCCAACATGAATCGTTTTCTCCGGCTCCAGCCAGCATTCCTACACGTTGCTTGCAGCCGCCGCGCTAGCTGAGTTTCAGATAGCTATTGGGCTgcccttcttttttttg encodes the following:
- the LOC101771221 gene encoding uncharacterized protein LOC101771221 → MQLSFLPHVAICLALAFLLPSHAAVTAAPAGTIQRVTKQQILASIPPHWDENPVLFLTSPSGKYAAYFMRSQTTPGAGGLGADFCYVEVLDTTAPGAEGRSVWESECLAVSTVNTCALVFSWKGLEVFDGSTSVWHTHDTKSDDQNFLETLQLVDQGDMRILDKGGELAWKASDEPRAAQHCGMPGSPGLASALPPFAEPIGHGSSDLPFGFGQGAGGVGVGGVAQPEAPLAAPLPQPELPLAPLPQEADEFGGAAAAAAAQGQAGAGAGEAFGFGNQPLVDNSPYDSGALKHGFSLLISLAFCFSVAVAMGLAL